A region from the Sinorhizobium alkalisoli genome encodes:
- a CDS encoding type IV secretion system protein VirB3, producing MASAPTLEEDTLFLACTRPAMIAGVTMEAMGFNIMLTTILYITAGSIAYALVGVVFHFIFRALVKHDHNMFRLLVAWLETRGRSRNAAYWGGASLSPLRLRRRYDERDLSLA from the coding sequence GTGGCGAGCGCCCCGACATTGGAAGAAGACACGCTGTTTTTAGCCTGCACCCGGCCGGCCATGATTGCCGGCGTGACCATGGAGGCGATGGGGTTCAACATCATGCTGACGACCATCCTCTACATCACCGCGGGATCGATCGCCTATGCGCTGGTCGGCGTCGTCTTTCATTTCATATTCCGGGCGCTGGTCAAACACGACCACAACATGTTCCGGCTGCTTGTCGCCTGGCTCGAAACCCGCGGCCGCTCGCGCAATGCCGCCTATTGGGGCGGCGCAAGCCTCTCTCCGTTGAGACTTCGCAGACGCTATGACGAGAGGGACCTGAGCCTTGCCTAA
- a CDS encoding TrbC/VirB2 family protein → MISRHTLRPFVASTLMAAALVALLVEPAFAQSAGIESVLQNIVDMLTGNIAKLLAVIAVIIICIAWMFGYMDLRRAGFWIIGIGGIFGATELVNTIVGS, encoded by the coding sequence ATGATTTCCAGACACACTCTTCGCCCCTTCGTCGCGTCGACCCTGATGGCCGCAGCCCTCGTCGCGTTGCTAGTCGAGCCGGCCTTCGCGCAATCGGCCGGCATCGAGAGCGTGCTCCAGAACATTGTCGACATGCTCACCGGCAATATTGCCAAGCTGCTCGCCGTCATCGCCGTGATCATCATCTGCATCGCCTGGATGTTCGGCTACATGGATCTGAGGCGGGCCGGCTTCTGGATCATCGGTATCGGCGGCATTTTTGGTGCCACCGAACTCGTCAACACAATCGTTGGAAGCTGA
- a CDS encoding lytic transglycosylase domain-containing protein, which yields MGAFVDLAQTCAPVVQVETLAGVVSLESRFQPYHIRLRNGDPLPAQPRSKAEAIELATSLIAEHQPIQLGLGGISAAELQKLGLSVSDAFDPCLNLKATGALLDGYYRLAAGAGAEPARAESVMLQSYYGRGDPSTDAMAGYDARVREEAGRLLPELASLTVSSAPEPADLDNQRDVEDAQQQFVQSSRTAEAMPWDVFSTRRQSSVLVFQNPRPEPAE from the coding sequence ATGGGCGCATTCGTCGACCTGGCCCAGACCTGCGCGCCGGTCGTGCAGGTTGAAACGCTCGCAGGCGTCGTCAGCCTCGAGAGCCGGTTTCAGCCCTACCATATCCGCCTCAGGAACGGTGACCCGCTGCCCGCGCAGCCGAGGTCGAAAGCCGAGGCGATCGAACTTGCGACGTCCCTGATTGCTGAGCACCAGCCGATTCAGCTCGGGCTTGGCGGCATCTCGGCCGCGGAACTCCAGAAGCTCGGCCTCTCCGTGTCGGACGCCTTCGACCCTTGCCTCAACCTCAAGGCCACAGGCGCTCTGCTCGACGGCTACTACCGGCTTGCCGCCGGCGCCGGGGCTGAACCGGCAAGGGCTGAGTCAGTGATGCTGCAGTCCTATTATGGCCGCGGCGATCCCTCGACTGACGCCATGGCCGGATATGATGCGCGGGTGCGCGAGGAAGCCGGGCGCCTGTTGCCGGAGCTGGCCTCACTGACCGTTTCGAGTGCACCCGAACCAGCGGATCTCGACAATCAGCGCGACGTCGAGGACGCGCAGCAACAATTCGTACAATCGTCTCGAACCGCCGAAGCAATGCCGTGGGATGTGTTCAGCACCCGGCGGCAGTCTTCGGTTCTCGTCTTTCAAAATCCCCGACCGGAGCCAGCCGAATGA
- a CDS encoding MarR family transcriptional regulator, translating into MTRAIKTHWHNALFNGLVLQEILDHPLEDETPTARLKEIGMMSVLYSMSQAHQPLTLTNISELLQLTRSGAKETVNLLVKRGLLTETIIKNSMGRGIARQFEISKTLFEKLGAPDGD; encoded by the coding sequence ATGACAAGGGCAATCAAGACACATTGGCACAATGCCTTGTTCAACGGACTCGTCCTGCAGGAGATCCTGGATCATCCGCTGGAGGATGAAACGCCGACCGCACGACTCAAGGAGATCGGCATGATGTCGGTACTGTACTCGATGAGCCAGGCCCATCAGCCGCTGACATTGACCAATATTTCCGAGCTTTTGCAGCTGACACGCAGCGGCGCGAAGGAAACCGTCAATCTTCTCGTCAAAAGGGGGCTTCTGACGGAGACGATCATTAAAAACTCGATGGGGCGCGGCATTGCGCGGCAGTTCGAGATATCGAAGACACTCTTCGAGAAGCTTGGCGCACCCGATGGTGATTGA
- a CDS encoding NUDIX hydrolase produces the protein MKTALAHTELIAVLTAVTNEAPRVMTVRKGEALPSGPLEVEHRSLQSGLREWVGEQTGHPVGYLEQLYTFADRDRAPGDNARRTISISYLGLVREQAPPGAGAPGWHGWYEYFPWEDRRAGRPDQLTEIIDGFENWIASDRSRRDHRRKRMEFTFGLGEAAWNEELALQRYELMFEAGLVGEAGAMPSAGSGRAMFADHRRILATAIARLRAKIKYRPVVFELMPQNFTLSQLQRTVEALAGLTLHKPNFRRLIDQQELIEETGEMSSETGGRPAKLFRYRRAILDEHALSVSRLPLSRS, from the coding sequence TTGAAAACCGCGCTTGCCCATACCGAACTGATCGCCGTGCTGACCGCCGTCACCAACGAGGCGCCGCGCGTCATGACCGTTCGCAAGGGAGAAGCACTTCCCTCCGGACCGCTCGAGGTGGAGCACCGCAGTCTGCAGTCGGGCTTGCGCGAATGGGTGGGCGAGCAAACCGGGCACCCTGTCGGCTATCTCGAACAGCTCTACACCTTCGCCGACCGCGACCGTGCGCCGGGCGACAATGCAAGGCGGACAATCTCGATCAGTTATCTCGGCCTGGTGCGCGAACAGGCGCCACCTGGCGCCGGCGCACCCGGCTGGCACGGGTGGTACGAGTATTTCCCCTGGGAGGACCGCCGCGCCGGACGGCCGGATCAGCTGACGGAGATCATAGACGGCTTCGAGAACTGGATCGCATCCGACCGATCCAGGCGAGACCACCGCCGCAAGCGGATGGAGTTCACCTTCGGCCTTGGGGAGGCGGCGTGGAACGAGGAACTTGCTCTGCAGCGCTACGAACTGATGTTTGAGGCCGGTCTCGTCGGGGAAGCCGGTGCCATGCCATCGGCGGGAAGCGGCCGTGCGATGTTTGCGGATCATCGCCGGATCCTGGCAACGGCGATCGCGCGGCTGCGCGCCAAGATCAAATACCGCCCCGTGGTGTTTGAACTCATGCCGCAAAATTTTACCCTCTCGCAGCTCCAGCGCACGGTTGAGGCGCTGGCCGGGCTTACCTTGCACAAGCCTAATTTCCGGCGCCTGATCGACCAGCAGGAACTGATCGAGGAGACCGGCGAGATGTCGAGCGAAACCGGCGGACGTCCGGCAAAGCTCTTCCGCTATCGTCGCGCCATCCTCGACGAACACGCGCTTTCCGTTTCCAGGCTGCCGCTGTCGCGCAGTTGA
- the nadA gene encoding quinolinate synthase NadA: MNTTVSISGLYERVSRVMPKAEWLSHEADVAAILELKRTRNAVILAHNYQTPEIFHGVADIVGDSLALAHKAAEVDADVIVLAGVHFMAETAKLLNPEKTVLIPDMGAGCSLADSITPEGVALLRAAHPGVPIITYVNTSAAVKAASDICCTSGNAKRVVESLGVPKVLMIPDEYLARNVARETNVEILAWHGHCEVHELFTAKDVRDLREAHPGVTVLVHPECPPEVVDEADFSGSTAVMSDFVAQKKPARVVLLTECSMSDNVAVDHPSVEFIRPCNLCPHMKRITLGNIRTALEENRYEVTVDPAIADAARRAVERMLAV; encoded by the coding sequence ATGAACACGACCGTTTCGATTTCAGGGCTCTACGAACGTGTGAGCCGCGTCATGCCGAAGGCCGAATGGCTTTCACACGAGGCGGATGTCGCGGCGATCCTGGAGCTGAAGCGGACGCGCAATGCGGTGATCCTGGCACACAACTACCAGACGCCGGAGATTTTTCATGGCGTCGCCGATATCGTCGGCGACAGTCTGGCGCTGGCGCACAAGGCGGCCGAGGTCGACGCCGATGTCATCGTGCTCGCCGGCGTCCACTTCATGGCCGAGACGGCGAAACTGCTGAACCCGGAGAAGACGGTGCTGATCCCCGACATGGGCGCCGGCTGTTCACTGGCGGATTCCATCACGCCGGAGGGCGTCGCGCTGCTCAGGGCCGCCCATCCCGGCGTGCCGATCATCACCTATGTCAACACCTCGGCCGCCGTGAAGGCCGCCTCCGACATCTGCTGCACCTCGGGCAATGCCAAGCGCGTCGTTGAATCGCTCGGCGTTCCGAAAGTGCTGATGATCCCGGACGAATATCTCGCTCGCAACGTTGCGCGCGAGACGAATGTCGAGATCCTCGCCTGGCATGGCCATTGCGAAGTGCATGAACTCTTCACGGCAAAAGATGTCCGCGATCTGCGTGAGGCCCATCCGGGCGTCACGGTTCTGGTCCACCCCGAATGCCCGCCGGAGGTGGTCGACGAGGCGGACTTCTCCGGCTCGACCGCCGTCATGTCCGACTTCGTGGCACAGAAGAAGCCCGCGCGCGTCGTGCTGCTCACAGAATGCTCGATGAGCGACAACGTGGCCGTCGATCACCCCTCCGTCGAGTTCATCCGGCCGTGCAATCTCTGCCCGCACATGAAGCGCATCACGCTCGGCAATATCCGCACGGCGCTTGAGGAAAACCGCTACGAGGTGACCGTCGACCCCGCCATCGCCGACGCTGCCCGCCGAGCTGTCGAACGGATGCTTGCGGTATGA
- a CDS encoding IS630 family transposase (programmed frameshift): MTRPLSNDLRERVVGAISAGESCRSVAARFGIAVSSAVKWSQRYRSSGSVVPGKMGGHRKHVLEPHRAFIAERINQTPHLSLHRLKEELAARGVKVSHDTVWRFLRREGLRFKKTLFALEQARADIARRRQRWRSWQAGLDPRRLVFIDETWIKTNMAPLYGWGPRGRRLRGFAPHGHWRTLTFVGALRHDRLAAPCVFDGPINGRCFRAYVEQQLVPVLEPGDIVIMDNLGSHKSAAIRQMIRAAGARLWYLPPYSPDLNPIEQAFAKIKHWMRAAQKRTVEETWQYLGSLVPSLQPDECSNYFANAGYASVKT; the protein is encoded by the exons ATGACGCGACCTCTATCCAATGATCTTCGTGAACGAGTTGTTGGCGCCATTTCAGCGGGCGAAAGCTGCCGATCGGTGGCGGCTCGTTTCGGCATTGCCGTATCGTCGGCGGTGAAGTGGTCTCAGCGCTACCGTTCGAGCGGGTCCGTGGTGCCCGGCAAGATGGGCGGTCACCGCAAGCATGTGCTGGAGCCGCACCGTGCGTTCATCGCGGAGCGGATCAACCAGACGCCGCATTTGTCGCTGCATAGGCTTAAGGAAGAGCTGGCGGCACGTGGGGTGAAGGTGTCGCACGATACGGTCTGGCGGTTCCTGCGCCGCGAGGGGCTGCGGTTT AAAAAAACCCTGTTCGCCCTTGAGCAGGCCCGTGCCGATATTGCCCGCCGGCGGCAACGCTGGCGCTCCTGGCAGGCCGGACTCGATCCGAGACGGCTGGTGTTCATTGACGAAACCTGGATCAAGACCAACATGGCGCCGCTCTATGGCTGGGGGCCACGCGGCAGGCGCCTGCGCGGCTTTGCCCCGCACGGCCACTGGCGCACGCTGACCTTTGTCGGCGCTTTGCGCCACGACCGGTTGGCAGCGCCTTGCGTCTTCGACGGACCGATCAATGGTCGGTGTTTCCGCGCCTATGTCGAACAGCAGCTCGTGCCCGTGCTCGAACCAGGCGACATCGTCATCATGGACAATCTCGGCTCGCACAAGTCGGCGGCCATCCGGCAGATGATCCGAGCCGCCGGCGCAAGGCTCTGGTATCTGCCGCCATACTCGCCCGATCTCAATCCGATCGAGCAGGCCTTCGCCAAAATCAAACACTGGATGCGGGCGGCTCAGAAGCGAACCGTCGAGGAGACATGGCAATACCTCGGCAGCCTTGTCCCCTCACTCCAGCCCGACGAATGCAGCAACTACTTCGCCAACGCCGGATATGCTTCCGTCAAAACCTGA
- the nadC gene encoding carboxylating nicotinate-nucleotide diphosphorylase — protein sequence MNLAPLPRLVFEPAVRTALAEDLGLAGDITSAAVIPSDHRSRFALAARKPGVIAGLDVAELAFALVDPAISLTRNVEDGAKVGAGDVIALVEGPSRGLLTGERTALNFLGHLSGIATVTAGIVEAIAGTTASVVCTRKTTPGLRALEKYAVRAGGGMNHRFALNDAVLIKDNHIAVAGSISEAIRRAKAGVGHMVKIEVEVDTLDQLREAMDVGVDAVLLDNMTPELLRDAVSFVAGRAITEASGGITPATAAKIAASGVDLLSVGRLTHSAPCLDIGLDWS from the coding sequence ATGAACCTCGCTCCCCTTCCCCGGCTTGTCTTCGAGCCTGCCGTTCGCACGGCGCTTGCCGAGGATCTCGGCCTTGCCGGCGACATCACATCGGCGGCCGTCATTCCGTCCGACCATCGGTCGCGCTTCGCACTGGCGGCGCGCAAACCGGGCGTGATTGCCGGCCTTGACGTCGCGGAGCTTGCCTTTGCGCTCGTCGATCCCGCCATCAGCCTGACCCGAAACGTTGAGGACGGCGCAAAGGTTGGCGCCGGCGATGTGATCGCTCTCGTCGAGGGGCCCTCGCGCGGGCTGCTGACCGGAGAACGCACTGCACTGAACTTCCTCGGCCACCTATCCGGCATCGCCACCGTGACGGCCGGGATCGTCGAGGCCATTGCCGGGACGACGGCGTCCGTCGTCTGCACCCGCAAGACGACGCCGGGGCTGAGAGCCCTGGAGAAATACGCCGTACGCGCCGGTGGCGGCATGAACCACCGCTTCGCGCTCAACGACGCGGTGCTGATCAAGGACAATCACATTGCCGTTGCAGGCAGCATCAGTGAAGCGATCCGCCGCGCCAAGGCCGGTGTCGGGCACATGGTGAAGATCGAGGTCGAGGTGGACACGCTGGATCAATTGCGCGAGGCCATGGACGTGGGCGTCGACGCCGTCCTGCTCGACAACATGACGCCGGAGCTGCTGCGGGACGCGGTTTCCTTCGTCGCCGGCCGTGCCATCACCGAAGCGTCCGGCGGCATTACGCCGGCAACCGCCGCGAAGATCGCGGCGAGCGGCGTTGATCTGCTGTCGGTTGGTAGGCTGACGCACAGTGCACCATGCCTGGACATCGGGCTCGACTGGAGCTAG